One Oryza sativa Japonica Group chromosome 8, ASM3414082v1 DNA window includes the following coding sequences:
- the LOC9266587 gene encoding uncharacterized protein — protein MSRRTTTARWVPRDRPEPAGRSGTGAPGRASHALGQMPRRRTTTTTARWVPRQGQKGEPGGSGHAAAPVDRLSALPDTLLHHVMSFLKAWEVVRTCVLSRRWRDLWASAPCVDIRLRGSGRDGAPPEDFGRFVYRLLLAREVSAPVDTLRLRSSNGEEYAETYDNDDVNIWICSAIKRNVRVIHLNGHRKDELVLEHTAFVSHHLKILKLSHIKLDGKILKQLSSQCTSLEDLELNNCPVNGGEILSVSLKKLTMVKCSITMDLSICAPNLELLCCITPYYHVPLFENLSSLVAATIMLDDSFLRRDEFLYEVEEETSDDEDDNKTTSDHCDSKMDADSDAYDDDDNDDILYDEYLNSRHGNLVDDYNYGSDIDSDDDLHEYSQIAHECRGGRYGYCHDSKRRGSYYETCKLADSFSGKYLLRSLSSARSLELLAHSGEVVMVRELRRCSTFGNLKTLSLGEWCMAAEFDGLIFLLQESPNLEMLFLKLELSYSNKEAINIGFELKERSFACKNLEVVNIRCSKDDERVHMLAEIFVANGLPIEKIYVRRTGSTYLRSMKIIREMARDEL, from the exons ATGTCCCGGAGGACCACCACCGCGCGGTGGGTGCCGCGTGACCGGCCGGAGCCGGCGGGGAGGTCTGGTACCGGCGCGCCGGGTCGTGCATCCCACGCGCTCGGCCAAATGCCTCGGAGgaggaccaccaccaccaccgcgcggTGGGTGCCGCGACAAGGGCAGAAGGGGGAGCCCGGTGGCTcaggccacgccgccgcccccgtcgaCCGACTCAGCGCCCTCCCGGACACGCTCCTGCACCACGTCATGTCGTTCCTCAAGGCGTGGGAGGTGGTGCGCACCTGCGTGCTCTCCCGCCGCTGGCGCGACCTCTGGGCCTCCGCGCCGTGCGTCGACATCCGCCTGCGGGGCTCCGGCCGCGACGGCGCCCCACCGGAGGACTTCGGCAGGTTCGTGTACCGCCTGTTGCTGGCGCGGGAGGTGTCGGCCCCTGTGGATACGCTCCGGCTACGGTCGAGCAACGGGGAAGAATATGCCGAGACCTATGACAATGATGATGTCAATATCTGGATATGTTCTGCAATCAAACGCAATGTTCGAGTCATTCACCTTAATGGGCATCGCAAGGATGAACTGGTGCTGGAGCACACTGCTTTTGTCTCTCACCACCTCAAGATCTTGAAGCTGTCGCACATCAAACTTGATGGCAAGATCCTCAAGCAGCTCTCTTCTCAGTGCACTTCTCTGGAAGACCTGGAGCTTAACAACTGTCCAGTTAATGGTGGTGAGATTCTGTCTGTCTCGCTGAAGAAACTGACGATGGTCAAGTGCTCGATCACTATGGACCTCTCGATCTGTGCTCCAAACCTTGAGTTGCTATGCTGCATCACCCCATATTATCATGTTCCCTTGTTCGAAAACCTGAGCTCACTGGTTGCCGCCACTATCATGCTTGATGACTCTTTCTTACGCCGTGATGAATTCCTCTATGAGGTTGAAGAGGAAACcagtgatgatgaggatgacaaTAAGACTACATCAGATCATTGTGATAGTAAAATGGATGCTGATAGTGATGcctatgatgatgatgacaacGATGACATCCTATATGATGAATATCTGAACAGCCGTCATGGTAATTTGGTTGATGATTACAATTATGGCTCTGATATTGACAGCGATGACGATCTACATGAATATAGTCAGATAGCACATGAATGTAGAGGTGGACGGTATGGCTACTGCCATGACAGCAAACGGCGTGGTAGTTATTATGAGACATGCAAGCTTGCTGATTCTTTCAGTGGCAAGTATTTACTTCGCAGCCTTTCGAGTGCTAGAAGCTTGGAGTTATTAGCTCATTCAGGGGAG GTGGTCATGGTTAGGGAACTGAGAAGGTGCTCAACATTTGGCAACTTGAAGACTTTATCCCTTGGAGAGTGGTGTATGGCTGCTGAGTTTGATGGATTAATTTTCTTACTTCAGGAGTCACCTAATTTGGAGATGCTTTTTCTTAAGCTTGAATTG AGCTATAGTAACAAGGAGGCAATAAATATTGGTTTCGAACTAAAGGAAAGATCGTTTGCCTGCAAAAATCTTGAAGTGGTGAATATCAGATGCTCTAAAGATGATGAAAGAGTCCATATGTTAGCAGAAATCTTTGTTGCTAATGGGTTACCCATTGAGAAGATTTATGTCCGCAGGACAGGCAGCACCT ACCTCCGTAGCATGAAAATTATAAGGGAAATGGCCAGGGATGAGCTATGA